The DNA segment AGGCGAAGTACGCCTCCCGCGAGGACATCGACGCCGCGATGCGGCTGGGCTGCGGACTGCCGATGGGCCCGCTGGCGCTGCTCGACCTGATCGGCGTCGACACGGCGCGCACGGTCCTGGACGCCATGTACACCGAGTCCCGCGACCGGCTGCACGCCCCCGCGCCGATCCTCAAGCAGCTCAGCGAGGCGGGCCTGACGGGCCGTAAGTCGGGCCGCGGCTTCTACACGTACGAGGCGCCGGGCAGCGCCACCGTCGTGCGGGACGCGCTGACGCCGCTGGACGGCGCCGCCCTCACGCCGGGCCGCGAGGTCCGCTCGGTCGGAGTCGCGGGCTCCGGCACCATGGCGTCCGGGATCGCGGAGGTCTTCGCCAAGGCCGGCTACGAGGTCGTGCTCGCCGCCCGCAGCGAGGAGAAGGCGCAGACCGCGAAGGCCCGTATCGGCAAGTCCCTTTCTCGCTCGGTCGACAAGGGCCGGATGACTGCCGAGGTCGCCGCGCAGACCCTGGACCGGATCACCGCGGCGGGTTCGTACGACGCGTTCGCCGACGTCGATCTGGCCGTCGAGGCCGTCGCCGAGGACCTGGAGATCAAGCGGCAGCTGTTCGCGACGCTGGACAAGGTCTGCAAGCCGGGCGCGGTGCTGGCCACCACCACCTCCTCGCTGCCCGTCGTCGCCTGTGCCCGCGCCACCTCGCGTCCGCAGGACGTGATCGGCATGCACTTCTTCAACCCGGCGCCGGCCATGAAGCTGGTCGAGGTCGTCCGCACGGTCCTGACGGGCGACGACGTCCACGCGACGGTCCGCGAGGTCTGCGGCCGGATCAGGAAGCACGCCGTGGACTGCGGTGACCGGGCCGGATTCATCGTGAACGCGCTGCTGTTCCCGTACCTGAACAACGCGATCAAGATGGTGCAGGAGCACTACGCGACGCTCGACGACATCGACGCGGCGATGAAGCTGGGCGGCGGCTACCCGATGGGGCCGTTCGAGCTGCTGGACGTCGTCGGGCTCGACGTGTCCCTCGCGATCGAGAAGGTCCTGCACCGCGAGTTCCGCGACCCGGGCCTGGCTCCGGCGCCGCTGCTGGAGCACCTGGTGGCCGCGGGCTGCCTCGGCCGCAAGACGGGCCGTGGCTTCCGCGAATATGCCCGGCGCTGAGCGGCCCGGGGACTGGTTCGGAGGCGGTCAGGAGTGGGGCGGGCTGCTGGACCCCGGCAGCTCTCCCCCGGCCACCCGGCTCGGCTCGGCCCCGCCCGCCGAACCCGGCGCTCC comes from the Streptomyces sp. NBC_00443 genome and includes:
- a CDS encoding 3-hydroxyacyl-CoA dehydrogenase family protein — encoded protein: MATPLSDTPLSPLKTVAVVGLGTMGTGIAEVLAKAGRDVVGIDISEAATATAVAALESSTARAVERGKLTEDQRTDALARVRTSTDLRAAADADLVIEVAPESYEIKQQIFRELDGIVRPETILATGTNALSVTRLAADSSRPERVLGLHFFNPAPAMRLVEVVSSVLTAPTAVSAVTNLALDLGKEPVAVGDRPGFVADGLLFGYLNQAAAMYEAKYASREDIDAAMRLGCGLPMGPLALLDLIGVDTARTVLDAMYTESRDRLHAPAPILKQLSEAGLTGRKSGRGFYTYEAPGSATVVRDALTPLDGAALTPGREVRSVGVAGSGTMASGIAEVFAKAGYEVVLAARSEEKAQTAKARIGKSLSRSVDKGRMTAEVAAQTLDRITAAGSYDAFADVDLAVEAVAEDLEIKRQLFATLDKVCKPGAVLATTTSSLPVVACARATSRPQDVIGMHFFNPAPAMKLVEVVRTVLTGDDVHATVREVCGRIRKHAVDCGDRAGFIVNALLFPYLNNAIKMVQEHYATLDDIDAAMKLGGGYPMGPFELLDVVGLDVSLAIEKVLHREFRDPGLAPAPLLEHLVAAGCLGRKTGRGFREYARR